In Peromyscus leucopus breed LL Stock chromosome 16_21, UCI_PerLeu_2.1, whole genome shotgun sequence, a single genomic region encodes these proteins:
- the LOC114701979 gene encoding cytochrome b-c1 complex subunit 7-like, translated as MRDDTISETEDVKEAIRRLPKNIYSDRMFRIKRALDLTMRHQILPKQQWTKYEEDTFYLGPYLKEVIRERKEKKEWTKK; from the coding sequence ATGCGAGATGATACAATATCTGAGACTGAAGATGTGAAAGAAGCCATAAGAAGGCTTCCTAAGAATATTTATAGTGACAGAATGTTTCGAATTAAGAGAGCTCTGGACCTGACCATGAGGCATCAGATCTTGCCTAAGCAGCAATGGACAAAATATGAGGAGGACACATTCTACCTTGGACCCTATCTGAAAGAGGTTATtcgggaaagaaaagagaaaaaagaatggacGAAGAAGTGA